Proteins encoded by one window of Panicum virgatum strain AP13 chromosome 7N, P.virgatum_v5, whole genome shotgun sequence:
- the LOC120681619 gene encoding UDP-N-acetylglucosamine diphosphorylase 1-like, whose protein sequence is MKEEMVVGLSAPGPVGRWGAAPPQALLERMKDYDQEGAFALWDDLSPEDRELLVRDIESIDLSRIDRIIRRSLGSQGMPLPAVEPVPESSVSKVEDRSPEDKERWWKKGLKAISEGKLAVVLLAGGQGTRLGSSDPKGCFNIGLPSGKSLFQLQAERILCVQKLAAQSSESPSNTMPIHWYIMTSPFTDAATRKFFETRRYFGLDVDQVTFFQQGTLPCVSADGRFIMETPYRVAKAPDGNGGVYAALKSKKLMEDMAARGVKYVDCYGVDNALVRVADPTFLGYFIDKGVSAAAKVVRKAYPQENVGVFVQRGRGGPLSVVEYSEMDAAMTTEINQSTGRLRYCWSNICLHMFTLDFLNQVANSLEKDSVYHLAEKKIPSIHGYTTGLKLEQFIFDAFTYSPSTALFEVMREEEFAPVKNANGATYDTPDSAKLMLLRLHSRWVVAAGGFLTHSVPLYMTGVEVSPLSSYAGENLEAICRGRTFHAPSEISF, encoded by the exons ATGAAGGAGGAGATGGTGGTGGGCTTGTCGGCGCCGGGGCCCGTGGGGAGGtggggcgccgcgccgccgcaggcgctGCTGGAGAGGATGAAGGACTACGACCAGGAAGGCGCCTTCGCGCTCTGGGACGATCTCTCGCCCGAGGACCGGGAGCTCCTCGTCCGGGACATCGAG AGTATAGATCTTTCAAGGATCGATCGGATCATTCGACGCTCACTTGGATCACAAG GCATGCCGCTTCCGGCCGTGGAGCCCGTGCCAGAATCCAGTGTCTCCAAGGTGGAGGACAGGTCTCCAGAGGacaaagaaagatggtggaagaAGGGGCTGAAAGCCATCTCCGAGGGGAAGCTGGCCGTTGTCCTTTTAGCCGGTGGTCAG GGCACTCGACTTGGAAGCTCAGATCCTAAGGGATGTTTCA ATATTGGGCTTCCATCTGGAAAGTCACTTTTCCAACTCCAAGCTGAACGGATTTTGTGCGTTCAAAAGCTGGCTGCTCAATCTAGTGAAA GTCCAAGTAACACTATGCCGATCCACTGGTATATAATGACAAGCCCTTTTACGGATGCTGCCACTCGCAAATTCTTTGAAACCCGTAGATATTTTGGCTTAGACGTTGATCAA GTGACATTTTTTCAACAAGGCACACTTCCATGTGTTTCCGCTGATGGTAGATTTATTATGGAGACACCATATagg GTAGCGAAGGCTCCTGATGGCAATGGTGGAGTATATGCTG CTCTGAAGTCCAAAAAGTTGATGGAAGATATGGCTGCACGAGGTGTGAAATATGTTGATTGCTATGGAGTTGACAACGCACTG GTTCGTGTTGCAGATCCGACATTCCTAGGGTACTTCATTGACAAAGGTGTATCCGCTGCTGCTAAAGTGGTTAGGAAG GCCTATCCACAAGAGAACGTTGGGGTATTCGTTCAACGAGGTCGCGGTGGACCTCTCTCTGTAGTTGAGTACAGTGAAATGGATGCAGCTATGACTACTGAAATTAATCAATCAACAGGGCGCCTCCGTTATTGTTGGAGCAAT ATCTGCCTGCATATGTTCACTTTGGACTTTTTGAACCAAGTGGCAAACAGTCTTGAAAAGGACAGTGT ATATCATCTAGCTGAGAAGAAGATTCCTTCCATCCATGGGTATACAACAGGCCTGAAGCTTGAACAGTTTATATTCGATGCTTTCACTTACTCCCCATCTACAGCACTTTTTGAG GTCATGCGGGAAGAGGAATTCGCACCAGTAAAGAATGCCAACGGCGCAACATATGACACTCCTGATAGCGCAAAACTCATGCTGCTCCGTCTCCATAGCAGATGGGTTGTCGCTGCTGGCGGCTTCTTGACGCATTCTGTGCCCTTGTATATGACAG GCGTTGAAGTTTCTCCACTTTCCTCCTACGCTGGAGAGAACCTGGAAGCTATATGCCGTGGGCGAACATTCCATGCGCCGAGCGAGATATCATTTTAG
- the LOC120683226 gene encoding uncharacterized protein LOC120683226 — MAFLLPKLATPSCKLPPSPLLKPQLALPGHGGGKIHGSGSGAAQAAAPGHLSLLLLLSASQQAAIPSAKSTATKNRGKGGGDPQRSDFYLNLGTAVRTLRDDLPDVFVREPNYDIYREDITFIDPLNTFHGIDNYKTIFWALRFHGRLLFREIGLDVSRIWQLTENSIVVRWELWGNPRVPWESYGCFSGTSRYKVDRNGKIYEHKVDNLALDFPRSVANVGSIADMVVATCPPSPNLTFWDVVETGDSCSWTKLYEAVVEAVEQEDHKSSGIVIGGLITCS, encoded by the exons ATGGCGTTCCTCCTTCCCAAGCTCGCCACGCCGTCATGCAAGTTGCCCCCGAGCCCCCTCCTCAAGCCCCAGCTCGCCCTGccaggccacggcggcggcaagaTCCACGGCTCCGGGTCCGGCGCGGCGCAGGCCGCAGCCCCGGGCCACCTCagtctcctgctcctgctcagCGCCTCGCAGCAGGCCGCCATCCCGTCGGCCAAGTCCACGGCGACCAAGAACCGGGGCAAGGGCGGCGGGGACCCGCAAAGGTCGGATTTTTACCTCAATCTTGGGACGGCGGTGCGAACACTGCGAGACGACCTGCCTGATGTCTTCGTCCGGGAACCCAACTACGATATCTATCG TGAAGACATCACATTTATCGACCCACTGAACACATTCCATGGGATTGACAACTACAAGACTATATTCTGGGCACTTAGGTTCCATGGCCGCCTACTATTCAGAGAAATTGGGCTTGATGTATCACGCATTTGGCAACTGACAGAGAACTCAATAGTCGTCCGGTGGGAGCTGTGGGGCAACCCCCGTGTCCCATGGGAATcatatggctgcttcagtggcacgtcgaggtacaaggTTGACCGGAATGGGAAAATCTACGAACACAAAGTTGACAACTTGGCATTGGACTTCCCGCGATCAGTCGCAAATGTTGGCAGCATTGCTGACATGGTAGTCGCCACATGCCCACCCAGCCCCAATTTGACATTTTGGGATGTGGTTGAGACAGGTGATAGTTGCTCATGGACAAAGCTTTACGAAGCTGTGGTCGAAGCTGTAGAACAGGAAGACCACAAATCCAGTGGCATTGTCATTGGGGGTCTAATCACTTGTTCATAG
- the LOC120681620 gene encoding 40S ribosomal protein S11-like, whose amino-acid sequence MAEQTEKAFLKQPKVFLSTKKSAKDKKPGKGGSRFWKSIGLGFKTPREAIEGTYIDKKCPFTGTVSIRGRIIAGACHSAKMNRTIIVRRNYLHFVKKYQRYEKRHSNIPAHISPCFRVKEGDHVIIGQCRPLSKTVRFNVVKVIPAGSTDGRGGKKAFTAA is encoded by the exons ATGGCGGAACAG ACTGAGAAGGCTTTCCTCAAGCAGCCTAAGGTGTTCCTCAG CACAAAGAAATCTGCCAAGGATAAGAAGCCAGGCAAGGGAGGCAGCCGCTTCTGGAAGAGCATTGGCCTGGGCTTCAAGACCCCCAGGGAAGCAATTGAAG GGACCTACATTGACAAGAAGTGCCCATTCACTGGAACTGTTTCCATCAGAGGCAGGATTATTGCCGGAGCATGCCATAGTGCAAAGATGAACAGAACCATCATTGTTCGCAGGAACTACCTCCACTTTGTTAAGAAATATCAGAG GTACGAGAAGAGGCACTCCAACATTCCGGCTCACATCTCCCCATGCTtccgtgtcaaggaaggtgaccATGTCATCATTGGCCAGTGCAG GCCCCTCTCCAAAACTGTGAGGTTCAACGTGGTGAAAGTCATCCCAGCTGGATCCACTGATGGCAGAGGCGGGAAGAAGGCGTTCACCGCGGCCTGA
- the LOC120683225 gene encoding CCR4-NOT transcription complex subunit 9-like, giving the protein MANLQPSLTIPPSFAGASPPSPSPVAGSSSGPALGQAAKDKKMASAEQLVLELCDPELRENALLELSKKREIFQDLAPLLWHSFGTIAALLQEIVSIYPSLSPPTLSPGASNRVCNALALLQCVASHPETRILFLNAHIPLYLYPFLNTTSKTRPFEYLRLTSLGVIGALVKVDDTEVISFLLQTEIIPLCLRTMEMGSELSKTVATFIVQKILLDDVGLRYICATAERFFAVGSVLANMVVSLADQPSTRLLKHIIRCYLRLSDNPRACAALQSCLPDMLKDGTFNNCLRDDPATRRWLQQLLHNVTGGGGMGGAPQPGLDHMMGI; this is encoded by the exons ATGGCGAACCTGCAGCCTTCCCTCACCATTCCCCCCTCGTTCGCCGGGGCCTCTCCGCCGTCTCCCTCGCCGGTGgctgggagcagcagcggccCCGCCCTGGGACAGGCGGCCAAGGACAAGAAGATGGCGTCGGCGGAGCAGCTGGTGCTGGAACTCTGCGACCCTGAACTGCGCGAGAACGCGCTGCTTGAGCTCTCCAAG aaaagagaGATATTTCAAGATCTTGCCCCGCTGCTGTGGCACTCATTTGGCACAATTGCTGCGCTACTCCAG GAGATCGTGTCTATCTACCCCTCACTTTCACCTCCAACACTATCACCTGGTGCATCAAACCGAGTTTGCAATGCTCTTGCCCTTCTGCAG TGTGTCGCATCGCATCCTGAGACCAGGATCCTTTTCTTGAATG CTCATATTCCGCTGTACCTGTACCCGTTTCTGAATACTACCAGCAAAACAAGACCTTTTGAGTACTTAAGGCTTACTAGCCTGGGTGTCATTGGTGCTCTTGTCAAG GTTGATGATACTGAAGTCATCAGTTTTTTGCTGCAAACTGAAATAATTCCTCTGTGCTTAcgaaccatggagatgggcAGTGAGCTGTCAAAAACT GTGGCAACCTTCATTGTCCAAAAGATTCTCCTAGATGATGTTGGGTTGCGCTACATCTGTGCCACTGCTGAGCGTTTCTTTGCTGTAGGCAGTGTTTTGGCAAACATGGTTGTTTCACTTGCTGATCAGCCCTCCACAAGGCTGCTGAAGCACATCATTCGTTGTTACCTCAGGCTGTCAGATAATCCCAG GGCCTGTGCTGCATTGCAAAGCTGCCTTCCTGATATGCTCAAAGATGGGACATTTAATAACTGTCTTAGG GATGACCCAGCTACAAGGCGTTGGCTCCAACAGCTGCTGCACAATGTAACAGGCGGGGGAGGCATGGGAGGAGCTCCTCAGCCAGGCCTGGATCATATGATGGGcatatga